A genome region from Solirubrobacter pauli includes the following:
- a CDS encoding DUF262 domain-containing protein, with the protein MDHLVGGRLRIPAFQRGFVWDAERVAFFMDSVYKGYPFGNLLLWRTRQELTHERDLGPYQLPAGDPEYPIDYVLDGQQRLTSLFGVFQNSLQAREPDERFNVYFDRQAEDSLQSSQFFALPLDQPVDSARYFPLRVLFDVVAYRQATEPLEGDDLLLIDEMQTRFKEVQVPTQTFETDDRGRVAIVFERVNRLGVELDTLQLLSAWTWSDDFFLQEKFEDLGEDLEPFGFKLVGEDTNLLLRCCSAIIQGEAAPAALMQLDGDEVRERFDEISNGILGAIDFLRTNLHVGSMANLPFGTLIVPLAVFFSAKGNSSVVCTSAQRKALLKWFWRSSFSRRYSSDVIRKLELDIQAMLQLKGDVDDSLIDIDAPVWRSFFTGSMFNTSSVNTKTFVLLLTQAQPRSFVSGAPISLQRVLKDYNRNEFHHLYPRRYLKDLGYETSDINGLANFVFMARADNNKLGGEAPSMYRRHLPGDGQAAILRHALCPASLFSDDYDLFLEARGETLTRAAKALVADGELDVALSSYIADDWDPDDIPF; encoded by the coding sequence ATGGACCATCTCGTTGGTGGTCGGCTCCGTATCCCGGCGTTTCAGCGCGGGTTCGTCTGGGACGCCGAGCGCGTCGCTTTCTTCATGGACAGCGTCTACAAGGGGTATCCCTTCGGCAACCTGCTGCTTTGGAGGACGCGTCAAGAGCTAACGCACGAGCGCGACCTGGGGCCGTATCAGCTCCCGGCCGGCGACCCGGAATATCCGATCGACTACGTGCTTGACGGGCAACAGCGGCTCACGTCGCTCTTCGGCGTATTCCAGAATTCGCTGCAAGCGCGCGAACCTGACGAGAGGTTCAACGTCTACTTCGACAGGCAGGCCGAGGACAGCTTGCAGTCGAGTCAGTTCTTCGCGCTCCCGCTCGACCAACCCGTCGACTCCGCGCGCTACTTCCCGCTTCGAGTCCTGTTCGACGTCGTCGCCTACCGGCAGGCGACGGAGCCGCTCGAGGGTGACGACCTATTGCTCATCGACGAGATGCAGACGCGCTTCAAGGAAGTTCAGGTACCAACTCAGACGTTCGAGACCGACGACCGCGGACGCGTGGCGATCGTCTTCGAGCGCGTGAATCGCCTAGGCGTCGAGCTGGACACGTTGCAGCTCCTTTCGGCATGGACCTGGAGCGACGACTTCTTTCTCCAGGAGAAGTTCGAAGACCTGGGCGAGGATCTCGAGCCCTTCGGATTCAAGCTCGTCGGCGAGGACACGAACCTCCTACTGCGCTGCTGCTCGGCGATCATCCAGGGGGAGGCAGCTCCGGCCGCGTTGATGCAGCTCGACGGTGACGAGGTGCGCGAGAGGTTCGACGAAATCTCGAACGGAATCCTCGGGGCGATCGACTTCCTGAGGACCAACCTACACGTCGGATCGATGGCCAACTTGCCGTTCGGAACCCTCATCGTTCCGTTGGCCGTGTTCTTCAGCGCCAAGGGGAACTCTTCGGTCGTGTGCACATCGGCTCAGCGCAAGGCCCTGCTGAAGTGGTTCTGGCGTTCATCCTTCTCCCGTCGATACAGCAGCGACGTGATCCGGAAGCTTGAACTCGACATCCAGGCCATGTTGCAGCTCAAAGGCGACGTCGACGACTCCCTAATCGACATCGACGCGCCTGTGTGGCGCAGCTTCTTCACGGGTTCCATGTTCAACACGTCCTCAGTGAACACGAAGACGTTTGTGCTCCTTCTTACCCAGGCGCAACCTCGCAGCTTCGTTTCCGGGGCTCCCATATCGCTCCAACGCGTCTTGAAGGACTACAACCGAAACGAATTTCACCACCTGTATCCCCGGCGCTACCTGAAAGATCTTGGCTATGAGACGAGCGACATCAATGGGCTCGCCAATTTCGTCTTCATGGCGCGCGCCGACAACAACAAGCTTGGGGGAGAAGCCCCGTCCATGTATCGTCGTCACCTCCCGGGGGACGGGCAAGCGGCGATCCTGCGTCATGCGCTGTGCCCCGCTTCGCTGTTTAGCGACGACTACGACCTGTTCCTCGAGGCGCGCGGCGAG
- a CDS encoding LuxR family transcriptional regulator, giving the protein MSAQAPGRPDTPILLLTKLHPPVVPAQAIARERLLSRLHAGRGRRLSLVACPAGFGKTTLLAAWRAAADRPTAWVSLDEGDDDVVVLWSHVVEALGRACPAFDAAALAATVPAAPLTEVVLPGLVNALLEQGELVLVLDDFHRLSSEAARASVAWLIEHVPATVQIVIASRSDPPLPLARLRARGQLLELRAQELRFTEAEAAEFLNDRLALDLAPEDVALLVARTEGWPAGLYLAALSLADKPDKHARVQAFDGTTAHVVDFLAAEVLAGYAPEQQAFMLRTAVLERVCASLCDAVLDASGSSEVLATLARSNLFLVPLDERHEWFRFHHLFAQLLRAELQRREPELVDELHRRAHVWHRASGTTDEAIHHALAARLFDEVSALIAETWVHYANAGRTASVLEWLTRFPDDVLHRDRRLLAVKAWVVALCGREDEMRAVIARLRALDGLDDGPLPDGMASVRSSLSILRATFAWGDVAGVLEHGTRSAELEGPGSPWYPVLTWALGWAHYCNDDLDQAEARLRETVVLGPRAEQWIVSVASLADLSLIAGLRGRREEQARLADEAIELARTCGLLDSVEVGEIHTARGVALAARGLPHEALPELERGIMLRRLWAQPLDLVDGLLALAPVAASTGDRGRAVAALDEAEAILGRCPDPGALPTRLALARRAARVSAPAPRAELSDRELTVLRLLGSGRSEREIAAELFVSYNTLHSHVKSIYRKLGVSSRADAIARSPR; this is encoded by the coding sequence GTGAGCGCCCAAGCGCCAGGCCGCCCCGACACCCCGATCCTGCTCCTGACGAAGCTGCACCCGCCGGTGGTGCCGGCGCAGGCGATCGCGCGCGAGCGCCTGCTGAGCCGGCTGCACGCCGGGCGCGGACGCCGGCTCAGCCTCGTGGCCTGCCCCGCCGGCTTCGGCAAGACGACGCTGCTGGCAGCGTGGCGCGCGGCGGCCGACCGGCCGACCGCGTGGGTCTCGCTCGACGAGGGCGACGACGACGTCGTGGTGCTGTGGTCGCACGTCGTCGAGGCGCTCGGGCGCGCCTGCCCGGCCTTCGACGCGGCCGCGCTCGCGGCCACCGTCCCCGCGGCGCCCTTGACCGAGGTCGTGCTCCCGGGGCTCGTCAACGCGCTCCTGGAGCAGGGCGAGCTCGTGCTGGTGCTGGACGACTTCCACCGGCTCTCGAGCGAGGCGGCGCGAGCGAGCGTCGCCTGGCTGATCGAGCACGTCCCGGCGACCGTGCAGATCGTCATCGCGAGCCGGAGCGATCCGCCGCTCCCGCTCGCCCGGCTGCGCGCCCGCGGCCAGCTGCTGGAGCTGCGCGCGCAGGAGCTCCGGTTCACCGAGGCCGAGGCGGCGGAGTTCCTCAACGACCGGCTGGCGCTGGACCTCGCGCCCGAGGACGTCGCGCTGCTCGTCGCCCGCACCGAGGGCTGGCCGGCCGGGCTCTATCTGGCGGCGCTCTCGCTCGCGGACAAGCCCGACAAGCACGCGCGCGTGCAGGCGTTCGACGGCACGACCGCCCACGTCGTCGACTTCCTCGCCGCCGAGGTGCTCGCGGGGTACGCGCCGGAGCAGCAGGCCTTCATGCTGCGCACCGCGGTGCTCGAGCGCGTGTGCGCGTCGCTCTGCGACGCGGTGCTCGACGCCTCGGGCTCGTCGGAGGTCCTCGCGACGCTCGCCCGGTCGAACCTCTTCCTCGTGCCGCTCGACGAGCGGCACGAGTGGTTCCGCTTCCATCACCTGTTCGCGCAGCTCCTGCGCGCGGAGCTGCAGCGCCGCGAGCCCGAGCTGGTCGACGAGCTGCACCGCCGCGCGCACGTCTGGCACCGGGCCTCGGGCACGACCGACGAGGCCATCCACCACGCGCTCGCCGCGCGCCTGTTCGACGAGGTGAGTGCGCTGATCGCCGAGACGTGGGTGCACTACGCCAACGCCGGTCGCACGGCGTCCGTGCTCGAATGGCTCACCCGCTTCCCGGACGACGTGCTGCACCGCGACCGCCGCCTGCTCGCGGTGAAGGCGTGGGTGGTCGCGCTGTGCGGGCGCGAGGACGAGATGCGCGCCGTGATCGCGCGGCTGCGCGCGCTCGACGGGCTCGACGACGGCCCGCTGCCCGACGGGATGGCGTCGGTGCGGTCGAGCCTGTCGATCCTGCGGGCGACGTTCGCGTGGGGCGACGTGGCGGGCGTGCTCGAGCACGGCACGCGCTCGGCCGAGCTCGAAGGTCCAGGCTCACCCTGGTACCCGGTGCTCACGTGGGCGCTGGGCTGGGCGCACTACTGCAACGACGACCTCGACCAGGCCGAGGCGCGCCTGCGGGAGACCGTCGTGCTGGGCCCGCGCGCCGAGCAGTGGATCGTGTCGGTCGCGTCGCTCGCCGACCTGTCGCTGATCGCCGGCCTGCGCGGGCGGCGCGAGGAGCAGGCGCGGCTCGCCGACGAGGCGATCGAGCTCGCGCGCACGTGCGGGCTGCTGGACTCGGTCGAGGTGGGCGAGATCCACACCGCGCGTGGCGTCGCGCTCGCCGCGCGCGGCCTGCCGCACGAGGCGCTGCCCGAGCTCGAGCGCGGGATCATGCTCCGCCGCCTGTGGGCACAGCCGCTCGACCTCGTCGACGGCCTGCTCGCACTGGCGCCGGTGGCCGCCTCGACCGGCGACCGCGGGCGCGCGGTGGCCGCGCTGGACGAGGCCGAGGCGATCCTGGGCCGCTGCCCCGACCCCGGCGCGCTGCCCACCCGGCTCGCGCTCGCCCGGCGTGCGGCGCGGGTGAGCGCGCCGGCTCCGCGCGCGGAGCTCAGCGACCGTGAGCTGACCGTCCTGCGCCTGCTCGGGAGCGGCCGCTCCGAGCGCGAGATCGCCGCCGAGCTGTTCGTCTCCTACAACACGCTGCACAGCCACGTGAAGTCGATCTACCGCAAGCTCGGCGTCTCCTCGCGCGCCGACGCGATCGCCAGATCCCCTAGGTGA
- a CDS encoding helix-turn-helix domain-containing protein gives MSYRFAAHETPPTVKRRRPFHSATCFEINETGASVKRVTGDIRPESELDLLRSVERRVAERMPRSWSVSMDREVSSGPGRLDGVLIVRAPDHQTAIIPVEAKLAVSPRDLPLMLEQVRRLVAEDPAMTAPPLIVARYLNPRVRASLVEQGLSYADATGNLRLTSERPAIYVEAAGADADPWRGPEKATRSLSGRPAAKIVRALVDFRPPVGVRELAARSGASPATVSRVVDYLDRETLVRRDERGTVTDVDIVALLRQWSGDYFGGRVRPSVTGFEPRGPLRVLERLPGIAARSAVTGSLSARRVVELAPPAMALVYADEPERVAGGLRLRDNGPANVVIARPPDPVVYERADLVDGVTFCAWSQTAVDLLTGPGRSPAEGEGLLYWMVENERAWRR, from the coding sequence ATGAGTTACCGTTTCGCGGCGCACGAAACGCCGCCGACGGTGAAACGCCGCCGGCCGTTTCACAGCGCGACCTGTTTCGAAATCAACGAAACAGGTGCTAGCGTGAAACGGGTGACTGGCGACATCCGTCCCGAGAGCGAGCTCGACCTCCTCAGGAGCGTGGAGCGGCGGGTGGCCGAGCGGATGCCGCGATCGTGGTCCGTCTCGATGGATCGCGAAGTCAGCTCAGGGCCCGGACGACTTGACGGCGTGCTGATCGTCAGAGCCCCGGACCACCAGACCGCGATCATCCCTGTTGAGGCCAAGCTGGCGGTCTCACCACGAGATCTACCGCTGATGCTCGAACAGGTGAGACGGCTTGTCGCAGAAGACCCGGCGATGACCGCCCCTCCGCTCATCGTCGCCCGGTACCTGAACCCAAGGGTCAGAGCCAGCTTGGTCGAGCAAGGTCTGTCGTATGCCGACGCCACGGGCAATCTCAGGCTGACGAGCGAACGCCCCGCGATCTATGTCGAGGCCGCCGGAGCCGATGCGGACCCATGGCGCGGGCCGGAAAAGGCCACTCGCTCGTTGAGCGGGCGTCCCGCTGCCAAGATCGTGCGCGCGCTGGTCGACTTCAGGCCCCCGGTGGGCGTCCGTGAGTTGGCCGCACGGTCTGGCGCCTCGCCGGCGACGGTCTCGCGCGTCGTGGACTACCTCGACCGAGAGACGCTCGTGAGACGCGACGAGCGGGGAACGGTCACCGATGTCGACATCGTCGCTCTTCTGAGGCAGTGGAGTGGTGACTACTTCGGCGGTCGCGTCCGCCCGTCGGTCACTGGGTTCGAGCCGCGAGGCCCACTGCGCGTCCTCGAGCGACTCCCCGGCATCGCAGCACGATCGGCGGTGACCGGCTCGCTGTCCGCCAGACGAGTCGTGGAGCTCGCGCCTCCAGCCATGGCGCTCGTATACGCGGATGAGCCGGAGCGCGTCGCGGGTGGTCTACGGCTCCGCGACAACGGTCCAGCCAACGTCGTGATTGCGCGCCCGCCTGATCCGGTGGTCTACGAACGGGCCGACCTGGTTGACGGCGTCACCTTCTGCGCGTGGAGCCAGACCGCGGTGGACCTCTTGACGGGGCCGGGACGCTCCCCGGCAGAAGGCGAAGGGCTCTTGTACTGGATGGTGGAGAACGAACGTGCCTGGCGCCGATGA
- a CDS encoding helix-turn-helix domain-containing protein, with amino-acid sequence MDIGEVSRTAGVPPSTLRYYEQRGLIESTGRHGLRRQFDPSVVQRLALIALWRGAGFSLDEITGMFAPDGEPRIDRAALSAKADDLDERIRELTALRDGLRHAAACRAPSHLECPTFQRALADAAFP; translated from the coding sequence ATGGACATCGGCGAAGTCTCTCGCACCGCGGGCGTGCCGCCCTCCACGCTGCGCTACTACGAGCAGCGCGGCCTGATCGAGTCGACCGGCCGGCACGGCCTCCGCCGCCAGTTCGACCCCTCGGTCGTCCAGCGCCTCGCGCTGATCGCCCTCTGGCGAGGCGCCGGCTTCTCCCTCGACGAGATCACCGGCATGTTCGCCCCCGACGGCGAGCCACGGATCGACCGCGCCGCGCTCTCCGCCAAGGCCGACGACCTCGACGAGCGCATCCGCGAGCTCACCGCGCTGCGCGACGGCCTCCGCCACGCGGCCGCCTGCCGCGCGCCGTCGCACCTGGAGTGCCCGACGTTCCAGCGCGCGCTCGCCGACGCCGCCTTCCCCTAG
- a CDS encoding DUF4177 domain-containing protein, with product MASYEYRTDVITHGFLGRKDEELDRGALEKKLNELGAEGWEFDKLLPNLALHGEKDGHLLVFRRER from the coding sequence ATGGCGAGCTACGAGTACCGCACCGACGTGATCACCCACGGCTTCCTCGGGCGCAAGGACGAGGAGCTGGACCGCGGCGCGCTGGAGAAGAAGCTCAACGAGCTCGGCGCGGAGGGCTGGGAGTTCGACAAGCTGCTGCCCAACCTCGCGCTGCACGGCGAGAAGGACGGGCACCTGCTGGTGTTCCGGCGCGAGCGCTGA
- a CDS encoding TIGR02677 family protein, giving the protein MSDLDFHVPDFAPAAPEELAAGSGRFKVFAYLTAPHAERYVQIMELFVVHKRRFGLRLAPRELLQMWLDAAPDTAPTQDELIALLEQLYEWEAVDRQADTGRAGSTAEFKRARNTYDITAAGEASWEAAQRVLALERRVASLGNQRLRRIAGTLDALAETVQQTPVDGQRAEQLLVTLRAEIADTVQGISAFMRELGEVMTLGERLEREPFLAYKARVVDHLQHFDPVQRESHARFTVAARAVEAHLEALVGAMVATGGQVAGYRQAPEQADQLRAAAIREEWRQAHDWLVGRGETTPWEQLRRTINGAVDWLLDTWSRMASEQSGRLDRSSDYRRLAQLLVEDPDSGPELFHLAFAMSPARHLAVPDPDEDQLDSGATQSWWSVPGLLMDRTLRLPSSRSGTQGRTPRIPDVTQARELARVEAEQDAKAVDALRKRLLSLDGKRLSQLHLLDEDSLAAVDEWIMECGTRATGPDDRGPWRHVDTGRELAVALTPVDGRARIRTAAGTWELDDLQLEVAAA; this is encoded by the coding sequence ATGTCCGATCTCGACTTCCACGTCCCCGACTTCGCGCCCGCGGCGCCGGAGGAGCTCGCCGCCGGCAGCGGCCGCTTCAAGGTCTTCGCCTACCTGACGGCGCCGCACGCCGAGCGGTACGTGCAGATCATGGAGCTGTTCGTCGTGCACAAGCGGCGCTTCGGGCTGCGGCTCGCGCCGCGCGAGCTGCTGCAGATGTGGCTGGACGCCGCACCGGACACGGCGCCCACCCAGGACGAGCTGATCGCCCTGCTCGAGCAGCTCTACGAGTGGGAGGCGGTGGACCGGCAGGCCGACACGGGCCGCGCCGGCAGCACGGCGGAGTTCAAGCGCGCGCGGAACACGTACGACATCACCGCGGCCGGTGAAGCCTCGTGGGAGGCGGCGCAGCGGGTGCTCGCGCTCGAGCGGCGCGTCGCCTCGCTGGGCAACCAGCGCCTGCGCCGGATCGCGGGCACGCTGGACGCGCTCGCGGAGACCGTCCAGCAGACCCCCGTCGACGGCCAGCGCGCCGAGCAGCTGCTCGTCACGCTGCGCGCGGAGATCGCCGACACCGTGCAGGGCATCTCCGCGTTCATGCGCGAGCTGGGCGAGGTGATGACGCTCGGCGAGCGGCTCGAGCGCGAGCCGTTCCTGGCCTACAAGGCGCGCGTCGTCGACCACCTGCAGCACTTCGACCCCGTGCAGCGTGAGTCGCACGCGCGCTTCACCGTCGCCGCACGTGCGGTCGAGGCGCACCTGGAGGCGCTTGTCGGCGCGATGGTCGCCACGGGCGGCCAGGTGGCGGGGTACCGCCAGGCGCCCGAGCAGGCCGACCAGCTGCGCGCCGCCGCCATCCGCGAGGAGTGGCGCCAGGCGCACGACTGGCTCGTCGGCCGGGGCGAGACGACCCCGTGGGAGCAGCTGCGCCGGACCATCAACGGCGCCGTCGACTGGCTGCTGGACACGTGGAGCCGGATGGCGTCCGAGCAATCGGGCCGGCTGGACCGCTCGAGCGACTACCGGCGCCTGGCACAGCTGCTCGTCGAGGACCCGGACTCGGGCCCGGAGCTGTTCCACCTGGCGTTCGCGATGTCGCCCGCCCGCCACCTCGCGGTGCCCGACCCCGACGAGGACCAGCTCGACAGTGGCGCCACCCAGTCATGGTGGAGCGTCCCCGGCCTGCTGATGGACCGCACGCTGCGGCTGCCGTCCAGCCGCAGCGGCACCCAGGGCCGGACGCCGCGGATCCCGGACGTCACCCAGGCGCGGGAGCTTGCGCGCGTGGAGGCCGAGCAGGACGCGAAGGCCGTCGACGCGCTGCGCAAGCGGCTGCTGTCGCTGGACGGGAAGCGGCTCTCGCAGCTCCACCTGCTCGACGAGGACTCGCTGGCGGCGGTCGACGAGTGGATCATGGAGTGCGGCACCCGCGCGACCGGTCCGGACGACCGTGGCCCGTGGCGGCACGTGGACACCGGCCGTGAGCTCGCCGTCGCCCTCACGCCGGTGGACGGGCGCGCGCGCATCCGCACCGCCGCCGGCACGTGGGAGCTCGACGACCTGCAGCTCGAGGTCGCGGCGGCGTGA
- a CDS encoding tyrosine-type recombinase/integrase, with the protein MRVWDGDDDRYGQSRPDLPAAEAQALETEQRIVGLEEDIKALSRSTARAARDGSRTASATHRSGCLDWAPNLGSHWALAQAPRARRLATARQGSASHRAPQGRAAKEPARQRLVPLAPPLVSKLRKHMQGLPDGPDALVFPSRSETPLDPDNLRKRTLKPLFEEINVPWAGWHTLRHTFASIQLANGVNIVALSRALGHQFGRIHAPGLCAPARGR; encoded by the coding sequence GTGCGCGTGTGGGACGGCGACGACGACCGCTACGGCCAGTCGCGACCCGACCTACCCGCCGCTGAAGCTCAGGCGCTCGAGACCGAGCAGCGCATCGTCGGGCTCGAGGAGGACATCAAGGCGCTGTCCCGCTCAACTGCGCGCGCTGCTCGAGATGGCTCCCGAACCGCATCGGCTACTCATCGAAGTGGTTGCCTCGACTGGGCTCCGAATCTCGGAAGCCATTGGGCTTTAGCGCAAGCACCTCGCGCTCGACGGCTCGCGACCGCACGTCAAGGTTCGGCGAGCCATCGTGCGCCGCAGGGAAGAGCCGCCAAAGAGCCGGCACGGCAACGCCTCGTCCCACTCGCACCTCCCCTGGTGTCCAAGCTCCGAAAGCACATGCAAGGCCTGCCCGACGGACCCGATGCCCTCGTCTTCCCATCGAGATCCGAGACGCCCCTCGACCCGGACAACCTGCGGAAGCGCACATTGAAGCCGCTGTTCGAGGAGATCAATGTGCCGTGGGCCGGGTGGCACACGCTGCGGCACACGTTCGCCTCAATCCAGCTCGCTAACGGCGTCAACATCGTCGCGCTCTCGCGCGCCCTAGGACATCAATTCGGCCGCATTCACGCTCCAGGTCTGTGTGCACCTGCTCGAGGGCGATGA
- a CDS encoding alpha/beta hydrolase: MSTPDTIVLVHGFWVTPRSWEHWVEHYEAKGFQVLVPAYPGLEVEVEALNADPTPIEQVTVPQIIEHLERVVGELESPPIIMGHSAGGVFTQVLLDHGFGAAGVAMNSAPTEGVKRIPLSQVRATFPVLKNPSNRHKAVGFTFEQFNYAFTNGFPEEEARRLYERYHVPASGSIFWGSALANVHPGKDDTWVDYGNRGRAPLLFISGSEDHLMPPSIQASNAKHYNDDVVTEVKVFDGPHLLPAWPGWERVADEALEWALAHSAR; encoded by the coding sequence ATGAGCACGCCCGACACGATCGTCCTCGTCCACGGCTTCTGGGTCACCCCGCGCAGCTGGGAGCACTGGGTCGAGCACTACGAGGCCAAGGGCTTCCAGGTCCTCGTGCCCGCCTACCCCGGCCTCGAGGTCGAGGTGGAGGCGCTGAACGCCGACCCGACGCCGATCGAGCAGGTCACCGTCCCGCAGATCATCGAGCACCTGGAGCGCGTCGTCGGCGAGCTCGAGTCGCCGCCGATCATCATGGGCCACTCGGCCGGCGGCGTCTTCACGCAGGTGCTGCTCGACCACGGCTTCGGCGCGGCCGGCGTGGCCATGAACTCCGCCCCGACCGAGGGCGTCAAGCGGATCCCGCTCTCGCAGGTGCGCGCGACGTTCCCGGTGCTCAAGAACCCGTCCAACCGCCACAAGGCCGTCGGCTTCACGTTCGAGCAGTTCAACTACGCGTTCACCAACGGCTTCCCGGAGGAGGAGGCGCGCCGGCTGTACGAGCGCTACCACGTCCCCGCCTCGGGCTCGATCTTCTGGGGCAGCGCGCTGGCGAACGTGCACCCGGGCAAGGACGACACCTGGGTGGACTACGGCAACCGCGGGCGGGCGCCGCTGCTGTTCATCTCCGGCAGCGAGGACCACCTGATGCCGCCGTCGATCCAGGCCTCCAACGCCAAGCACTACAACGACGACGTCGTGACCGAGGTCAAGGTGTTCGACGGGCCGCACCTGCTGCCCGCCTGGCCGGGCTGGGAGCGCGTGGCCGACGAGGCCCTGGAGTGGGCGCTCGCGCACAGCGCGCGCTGA
- a CDS encoding TIGR02678 family protein, with protein sequence MNDDTLATRQRAVRLLLRDGWIERRDEPELMEVVWREREALIAEVFEVLGYRLDVERDMARLRKRPLQADPQGRVPRVRPEAKGGPTRDWWPAFRYRHYLVLFCLLAELERDATRPQALISTLAEDVRRAVMDQGEALDYTQAAHRRVLCDVLRWLEDHGVLQVVDGDREAFATADPRAVEALYNIDRVRLERLAPSFLIADADREEIRRRALAEPTPPSEDARRTRLRLHTARRLAEHPAVYFKDLSMEEQLHFRHQRRAIADRVCALTGLVAEHRQEGTCLIDPTASEATDLRFPTFQRDRQAALLIGAGLAAEHGRTGFTAEDVRRAARDLLTAHPKYFAKPEDVMAREAVEQLEALDLLATDGTTLQLRPAFGRFREAVGTTEEPTDPQESLL encoded by the coding sequence GTGAACGACGACACGTTGGCGACGCGGCAGCGCGCCGTGCGGCTGCTGCTGCGCGATGGCTGGATCGAGCGGCGCGACGAGCCCGAGCTGATGGAGGTCGTCTGGCGCGAGCGCGAGGCGCTCATCGCGGAGGTGTTCGAGGTGCTGGGCTACCGGCTGGACGTCGAGCGCGACATGGCGCGCCTGCGCAAGCGCCCGCTCCAGGCCGACCCGCAGGGCCGTGTCCCGCGCGTGCGTCCGGAGGCGAAGGGCGGCCCGACCCGCGACTGGTGGCCCGCGTTCCGCTACCGGCACTACCTCGTGCTGTTCTGCCTGCTGGCCGAGCTCGAGCGCGACGCCACCCGCCCGCAGGCGCTGATCTCGACGCTCGCCGAGGACGTCCGCCGCGCGGTCATGGACCAGGGCGAGGCGCTCGACTACACGCAGGCCGCGCACCGGCGCGTGCTCTGCGACGTGCTCCGCTGGCTCGAGGACCACGGCGTGCTGCAGGTCGTCGACGGCGACCGTGAGGCGTTCGCCACCGCCGACCCGCGCGCGGTCGAGGCGCTCTACAACATCGACCGCGTCCGGCTCGAGCGGCTGGCGCCGAGCTTCCTGATCGCCGACGCCGACCGCGAGGAGATCCGCCGCCGCGCGCTCGCCGAGCCGACGCCGCCCTCCGAGGACGCCCGCCGCACCCGCCTGCGACTGCACACCGCGCGCCGCCTGGCCGAGCATCCGGCCGTCTACTTCAAGGACCTTTCGATGGAGGAGCAGCTGCACTTCCGCCATCAGCGGCGGGCGATCGCCGACCGCGTATGCGCGCTCACCGGCCTGGTCGCCGAGCACCGCCAGGAGGGCACGTGCCTGATCGACCCGACCGCGTCGGAGGCCACGGACCTGCGCTTCCCGACCTTCCAGCGCGACCGCCAGGCGGCGCTGCTGATCGGCGCCGGCCTGGCCGCCGAGCACGGCCGCACGGGCTTCACGGCCGAGGACGTCCGCCGGGCGGCGCGTGACCTGCTGACCGCGCACCCCAAGTACTTCGCCAAGCCCGAGGACGTGATGGCGCGCGAGGCGGTCGAGCAGCTCGAGGCGCTGGACCTGCTGGCCACCGACGGCACGACGCTGCAGCTGCGGCCCGCGTTCGGCCGCTTCCGCGAGGCGGTCGGCACCACCGAAGAACCCACCGATCCCCAGGAGTCGCTGCTGTGA
- a CDS encoding class I SAM-dependent methyltransferase yields MDQKTRWNTTGGNAWVELQAVTDRALAPFVAPLLDGVEGAVLDVGCGTGATTEAAAQVATRVVGVDVSAPMIEAARARTDKAEFVVADAQTHGFDERFDHVISRFGVMFFDDPVAAFANLGRAGRQLRVIAWRGPEENPFHLAAERAAKPVLPDLPERDHDAPGQFAFGDRGKVERILAEAGWHGVEVHELDVECTLPASALETYFTRIGPVGIALNDHDERTRERVVAAVRPAFEPYVDGDEVRYVAATWLITAHQ; encoded by the coding sequence ATGGATCAGAAGACGCGGTGGAACACGACCGGCGGCAACGCGTGGGTGGAGCTGCAGGCGGTGACCGACCGGGCGCTGGCGCCGTTCGTCGCGCCGCTGCTGGACGGCGTGGAGGGCGCGGTGCTGGACGTCGGCTGCGGCACGGGCGCGACGACTGAAGCGGCGGCGCAGGTCGCGACCCGTGTGGTCGGCGTCGACGTGTCCGCGCCGATGATCGAGGCGGCGCGGGCCCGCACGGACAAGGCCGAGTTCGTCGTCGCCGACGCGCAGACGCACGGGTTCGATGAGCGCTTCGACCACGTGATCTCGCGCTTCGGGGTGATGTTCTTCGACGACCCGGTCGCGGCGTTCGCCAACCTGGGCCGGGCCGGACGCCAGCTGCGGGTGATCGCCTGGCGCGGCCCGGAGGAGAACCCGTTCCACCTCGCCGCCGAGCGGGCGGCGAAGCCGGTGCTGCCGGACCTGCCCGAGCGCGACCACGACGCGCCCGGGCAGTTCGCGTTCGGGGACCGCGGGAAGGTCGAGCGCATCCTCGCCGAGGCCGGCTGGCACGGCGTGGAGGTGCACGAGCTCGACGTCGAGTGCACCCTGCCGGCGAGCGCGCTGGAGACGTACTTCACGCGGATCGGGCCGGTCGGGATCGCGCTCAACGATCACGACGAGCGCACACGCGAGCGAGTCGTCGCGGCGGTCCGGCCTGCGTTCGAGCCGTACGTCGACGGCGACGAGGTCCGGTACGTCGCGGCCACCTGGCTGATCACGGCTCACCAATAG